From the Brienomyrus brachyistius isolate T26 chromosome 23, BBRACH_0.4, whole genome shotgun sequence genome, the window GGGAATGTCGCAGTGATGGCAGGGCGATGCCACTAGACTGTCACTTGTTATCTGGGACTCCGTGTCACCTACCTGACCTCGTCACTTGTTATCGCTTAAGTCCTagggtcctaaccctaaccccgccCCATTTCCCTCAGCTCAGATCGTCTTCCCTGTCACGCCCGCTGCACTGCACACCAGAGGCGCACCAGATCCGCTGAAATCTGCCACGATTTCTCTCCGAGCTGCTGCCGCTGCTACCCTTTTTTATTTCTCCTTTGGTTTCCGACTTTTGCCGTCGGACTTCTCGGGAGACGCCGCCGCTCTTGAGTGAGGCGTCTCCCCGCGGCTTTTGAGAACCTGAACAGCACTAGGGCTCATCTGTGCGATTCCACCTGCGTTCGCTTCCTCGGACGTTTCTGTTTcttcgtttgtttgtttttccttgTGCATTTTGTTTTCTACGACAGTGTGAATCTCAAGTTTAAAATACATGTTGGAAAAAAATGTtcagtttctgtgtgtgtgtgtgtgtgtgtgtgttttgaggAGGACTTCCTTGCTTTGATTAGGCTGAAGCTTGAATTAAATCAGCACTGCAATCCGCATGACTTGTGCCTTATTCTTGCTACAGGTGCTCCTTTTACTTTTCTCATTATTTGGCCAAATAATTTCTCCATGTTCCTTCACCAGGACTGGCCTTTTGCTAACTCCACGTCCCTTTCTGGCCTGATGACACAGGCAGCTGATTGGGTCAGTGCCATGAAAAACTAATTACCCTGGACCCCAGCAGTCTCCCCTGGCCTCATCCTTTCAGTGTTTTTACAAAAACGGCATCAGTTATACAAAAGCATCAGGATTGCTATGCACATAAATGCACAAATTCCTCTTTGTAGGGGATTCAGTAAATATGTACCATGTTTTAAATACATATATCAGATTCTTTCCACTTTCAggtacaatataatattttactgGATGGGAATGGGGGAAATTAAGCTCTGACCCTGTGGTAGGCAGATTTGCCGGCCGATGGAACGTGGACAAACTACCACCTTTTACCTTAGAGCAATCTGCAGTTCCTACTAAAAACAGCAGGGGTCGGCATTTCGTCTGACGAATGCAGTGCAGTTCGGAAAATCTACTGAAACCTTGGAAGTATTCAAATATTAGAAACTGAATATAAATGCAAGGCTGAGTCTTGATGTATAATAACTGTAATCCTTAAAAACCACGTGGCTCACTAAAGTATTCACAACTATACATACTAAGTAATCGATGCTGACGTTTAACTTGGAGTTGACGTTCTTATTGGCGTTTGCTCTGCCAacgtaaacaaaacaaaaaaaaagttggcGGAAAGCGGCTACCCGAAATACAAATGATGACGCATATCATACATATGCCTATTTCTTGCTATTTGAAACTATACGTACTCtactttataatatatattttacaacCTTGGTGAAGCAAACAGGATGTGGTATGTATTTGTTACAGTGTGGGAAGAGAACCTAACCTATAACTCCGTGCCAATGGACAAGAACGGCCGTATATGCGGCTATATTTACAAAGTAGATAGCTGACAGATAATTAAGGAAACGCTGATGCAATAAAACAAAGCGCACATTTGGGTTAAACATTAAAGTAATAATGTAAGTCACTCCACTGGCTAAATCAGCATATATTTTAAGGTTATGTGTATTCTAATTAACGTTCCTAATTAGGGGATAAGGCTTTCATTTTCTATTCCTTTATAAACCACTACTGAGAATAATAAAAACGTTCAATTGAAATGCGACACTCGATCCTTTGTTGCGTTAAGGCTCAGTCGGCGCTGTAATAGGTCTTATTTGTAAATGGGAAAACCATTGTGTTCCCCCTTTCCAAACCTGTaacaggaagcactgggtgGCACCTTTTAACTTTTTTAATGTAGGCCGTACATTCATAAATAGACTAGTCGTTTTGAGAATGTGATATGGGAGACCCCGAAGAATGCTTTTTGGATGCACCAAATCACACGTCCACACATCAAGCACAAATTGTTATTCATATATGTGGTATTTTAAAAGTGcgaaatttatttaattttaaatgtaGTTTAAATCCGCGATATGACGATAAGAAGCCAATGATGATTCGCATCAAGATCCTGTTCGCAATATACTTTAATTTCAGCCGCTTATGATCGTTTTACGCTACAAATAAGTCTCTAAGTAAACAATGACGCAAAATAACGTAAAATAAAAGTGGAAAACCTCCATATCATCTGACGGCACTTCTATAGCAATACAATATCTGGTCTGTTTACGCCGGAGAAACTGCCGTGTGTTTTGAGGAAGAGGACGTCGTTCCCCGAAAACCTGCCAGCTGATATTTGCCCCAGGATCGCCCTGTCCAGTCGGTATGGCTCGCACTGTCGTTACTGACAGCTTGCTGTGACACTGACGTCGCCTGACGCGCCGTGAGTGGGAGGCACCGTGTCACTGTAACCCGGCCAGCAGCTTAGGATGGCCGCATTTTCACTCGGCGGTCCGACCGGTTTTTGTCCGTTTgccctcctctcctcctcctcctcctcctcctcccctttCCCCTCCGCCCTCCCTGGCGCTGCAATGCTTCCACCTTGCTAGAGGTCTGTAGTCGCTTAGAAAAGACCCATGAGGAGGCCTCCTTTCACTTTGTCGCTTTCAGGAAGCGGCTTTGTGGTGGTGGACGGGCTTCTGGGATCGCAGATTTCACCTGGAAACCATTTAGACATTAAGAGCCGGAGTTCAACAAGTGCCACCGGGAGATCGCCGTCTTGTTTTGAGTTTTGAGCgcttttaagattttttttttggttgcccGTCATCGTCGCTTcaaacttatttttttcatttgttgtCTATTCCGTCACTGCGATTGTCTTATATCAGTCGGTTAATTATGTGCGATTAATTATTGTAGGCTATCGTTTTGTAACGTGTTGTTGTTCTGTCCATTATGCACCTTGTGCCTTAAACGCAAATTATTTCGTATGAGTGATTAGCCGCCGATTCGCTAAAGCTGGTATCAGGTGTAACAAAGATGGGGACAAAGCAGAGTATTCCAGCTGCGGATGGCAGGACCCGAGCATACTCTAGTTCGGATATGCCTTCAAGCGCCCCCAGTGCTTCCAGTAACAGCAGTGGCAGGGCTCTGGCTATGAGGTACCAGGCGTACAGCGCCGCAGCGCACGGCACCTCGAGGATCGCCTCTGCACCTGGATCCGTGGGCAACGCCGGAGGGGGATCTGGGTTTCGACCCCAGTCAGTGCATCCAGGCGGCCTGAATATCGCCAGGCGTCGGGAGTCCGACAGCACCGGTGCCTCCGAGGAGAGCGACGCCCCCCGAGCGCCGCGTTTCCTGATTGGGTCGCTGCCTGCGCACCTTTCGCCTCACGTCTTCGAAGGTAAGAAATGACGTCAGACACGGTGACGTCAGTATTGATGGGGTTACCCCCTTACTTCAAATGAAACTTATGAGATATGCAGTTTTGCACGTTAACAAGCTGTGGTCGCAAGACAGAGTGACTGTATATATGCTGTGTTAAATGTCTTCAACTGGTTGTAGCATTTCTTAATTTTACCTGGATGTTCTGTTTGATTCGAACCCATTCTTGGTTCAGACCCCAGAACCGAGAAACAGCGAATTGAGAAACTGTGCAGAAGGACTTTGGCTGAGTCCGCTGCAGAGTGTTTACGTTGTAATTAATAGCCACGGCTGTGAAAGTTTTCCAGTAGCAAGTTTTGTGTTTTATGTATCAGCAGGCCTGCCAAAACGTTCAAGTACACAGTCTTTCCATTCTTGTTAAATACAGCCCTTCTGGGATGTGTAGCCTGCAAATTAATTTGACTTGATTCCCTGACCAAACAAAGGACAGCTTTTCACCTTTAGGCAACACAGAGGACCACTGTTTATGCAGAGACACCCAGAATCCATCCCTTAAATGGTTGTGTTGTTGACTTTGTCTGTACTTGGAATGTCTACCTTGCTTTTGATAGTCAGAATGGTAAATTATTAAACTCATTGTAACAGTGATTGAGCCACGTTTGgtaattttattaatgtgctgagctcagatctgtgactgcaattggGGAACTAGACTTAACTGATTATTAGAGTGTGTTAAGCTTTATTGATGCTGGGTCATTATAATACCCACCTTGTCTATACATTTCGCCTTTAGGGCCAAACCCTGTCTCCAGTCTGGCGGGCCCGACTGCACGGTCTGCTCATTTTCCCGATACTTGGGGCTTGTTTTCGCAATCTGGGTATTCTAACGGTACAGCTTGCGGCAGAAGTTGTTGCCGTGGAAATGCAGGCCGCAATGTAGCCCCCGCAGTCGTGATGGCGCACATCGCGGTGGCgatgggagcaggagggcagcGACACAGGCTGCATGATGGtttatgatttttattttattaacgtCGAGGATGAACCTCGCACAGCTTTAGATCTATGCCATTAGACCAAGGGGTGGGTAGAGGGTTGGAGTTTTCCCTCGTTCGCCTGTTGTCCTTCTGATAACCGGCATGTGCTCCACCGGCCTCTTCTTATGTTTCGTGCTGTTTGTGGGGCCTCCCTCTGGTGGGAGGTGGAACAGTGCATTTTGGGTGGCTTAACCACCCATAGGGGGCAGGGCAGAGTAGGGTCAACCAAGAGGTGAAGAACCAGGCCAGGTGCACTGGGCCTGACATGGGAGGTCCAGGGAGGCTGGTGAGGATCGTGCTGAGGGAGGAGCCCAGCCTCCCAGGCTGGGGTGAGACCTGATCGGTGTATCGTGTAGTCAGGCCTGCCAGATGCTGGACCACACCCCATCTATTCATCCGTCAGGTGCACCACAGTGCCTCGCTTTGATCTCCTCCATTGTATCCCCATGTTTtctctttgtctgtctgtctgtcacatGGCTTTCATTGGAGAGCTGCACTAGTTCAGCTTCACTTTTCACCCAGATTAAAGTCATCAGCAGGTTCAGTGACCAgatctgccccccctccctcctcccccaaaaaaacaaaactcggGCATTGTGCGAAAATGAGCGCTTTGCATCTGCTGTAAACATTGCTGACGGGGGCTCCTGTCACCGCAGCACGATTCGGGGCCAGTCAAAGGCCCCCAGAGCGTGTTACATGCCCCAAACCGGCTTCTAACGTTAAGGACAGCACTGCAAGAGCATTGAACAAGGTGACACCCTGATCCTACACTGAAACGATCCCACAGCTAGAAGATGAATCCAGTGTCGTGGGACCACCATCTTCCCATGATTCTTTATCCTAGcattcttcagttataatgATAATTTCTGTTAATAATTACTCCTCTAcagctttttttggggggggtgtgttATTAGACACCCACTGGTGTCAGATTCTGTGTTGCATTTGAGGAGATATTCATAGTTATTCAGAGAACCTTAGTGGTTTTCTAGCCTTTTCTTAGAGAAACCCCCTAATTTTAGAGAAACCCCCTAATTTTAGAGAAACCCCCTAATTTTAGAGAAACCCCCTAATTTTAGAGAAACCCCCTAATTTTCTTCCTACTCTGTTCGTTCGCTTTGCAGGCTGTTCTGGTTAATAAGTGTCTGCCTTTTCGTAATGTACCATCTGGTTTTTATGCTCCTGTGGTCCGTAACGGCGTGACTTTGCAGCTGTGCGTTTATGGTTTTCACCAAGGTTTCCCCGTATTTGCTGTGCACGTCAGCTATGACCGGTGAAACGAGGTTATAGTGACCGCACAGAAATCTGACATGTTGACCGCGGTTCATGCGCTAAGCTGACGGCTTCAGTCGTGGTGTGTTTTGTGAGATAAACTTggctttttttttgtgtgataAGGAGTGTGCTGTGCTGGAAGCGACATGACACATACCATGACCACCAGTCTGTGAAGGACTATGGGCTGTATTGATGGTGTAACTCAGCTCTACTCTATTATGCTCTGAACCTGTGGGTCTCCATGGTCTACAGCATCTGATTAATGAACGTCAGTGCCAGTGGACAGTAGTGTGTGCACGATAAAGGAAGCCACACACTCTCAACCTTCACAAAGATGATGCCTCTTAACAGTTACAGACTGCATAATAGGCTACTTTCTGACTCTTTCTGTGTGAGAAACTATCCTTTGCAGAAGCCAAGATTCTTGTAGATGTTCTTGTTTGCCGGTCAAAAGGCTTCCATGAATCTAGACAAGCTGAAATCAGTGGATGGATCCCAAAGCCACTCAGCTCTTCGTGAGATGTTTAGTATTTTTTTGGTAGTAATTGATTGCCAAGGGATTTTGTGGAATTCTTCTTCTAGAACAGGTACCTTCACGGGCATGTAGCAAAGCTCTTAAAAGGACCTTCCATCCTCACCTTAACTAAATTTCCAAGCTTTGTCACTTTTCTTTAGTCAcgaccagaggtggaaatttcaggtccagaaagtagaaatccagaccaggattttgtttcaaccaatcagctgagtcctctgtaactgtgact encodes:
- the LOC125719034 gene encoding E3 ubiquitin-protein ligase ZNRF2-like, which encodes MGTKQSIPAADGRTRAYSSSDMPSSAPSASSNSSGRALAMRYQAYSAAAHGTSRIASAPGSVGNAGGGSGFRPQSVHPGGLNIARRRESDSTGASEESDAPRAPRFLIGSLPAHLSPHVFEGFRCPVCSKFVPADETDFHLVMCFTKLGVTYNEDVLVKDAGECAICLEDLEQGDTIARLPCLCIYHKGCIDEWFEVNRSCPEHPSD